A window of Metabacillus sp. B2-18 contains these coding sequences:
- a CDS encoding ISL3 family transposase: protein MLSVSLDLPEFEVVKQEDLTSSYVVVVQKNSVKERCSFCGFLSSFVHDRRTRKVRDLDILNKQVYLLIKVKRYRCLNCSEVFSECYDSIEPGKHQTNRLREHLYQLCQDTTIKHVSEKYHIPYTTLERIYYSVAHEKALIHKEAITHATDKDDLVLSLDEVAVRKGHRYETVLLDAKLGCILGMIHQRSYESTSQLLTNYISSSQAVKTVVVDMWDPFHKAIKSLFPLASIVIDKYHVVQKVTQALDKVRKKYPKLKKARFLLLKGYEKLSEQQKVRLDELLEEYPLLASAYYLKETFREMYKLDNYNDAEESFEEWIQLAWSSPYPSFHEVAKTLENWKAEILQYFLSRYTNGRTEGTNHKVKNIKRRAYGYRNLERFRLRVFLECTGNTYKKQVA, encoded by the coding sequence GTGCTTTCCGTATCACTAGATTTGCCAGAATTTGAAGTTGTTAAACAGGAAGATTTGACTTCCAGTTATGTTGTTGTTGTTCAAAAGAATTCAGTAAAAGAACGTTGTTCTTTTTGTGGTTTTCTTTCTTCTTTTGTCCATGATAGAAGGACAAGAAAAGTAAGAGATCTTGATATATTAAATAAGCAAGTATATCTGCTTATTAAGGTAAAACGGTATAGATGTTTAAATTGCTCTGAAGTATTTTCAGAGTGTTACGATTCAATAGAACCTGGTAAACATCAAACTAATCGTCTCCGTGAACACCTGTATCAACTTTGCCAAGATACAACCATTAAACATGTTAGTGAGAAATACCATATTCCATATACCACTTTAGAAAGGATCTATTACTCAGTGGCTCATGAAAAAGCACTTATTCACAAAGAGGCAATTACACACGCTACTGACAAAGATGACCTTGTCTTAAGCCTAGATGAGGTAGCCGTTAGAAAGGGTCATCGATATGAAACGGTACTTCTTGATGCAAAGCTAGGATGCATTCTAGGTATGATTCATCAACGTAGTTATGAGTCTACCTCTCAGTTGTTAACAAATTACATTTCATCATCTCAAGCTGTAAAAACGGTTGTAGTTGATATGTGGGATCCGTTTCACAAAGCAATTAAATCTTTATTTCCTTTGGCTTCGATAGTGATTGATAAGTATCATGTTGTTCAAAAAGTTACACAAGCTCTAGATAAAGTCAGAAAGAAATACCCTAAGTTAAAGAAAGCCAGATTCCTATTGTTAAAAGGGTATGAAAAGTTATCTGAACAACAAAAAGTCCGATTAGATGAGTTATTAGAAGAATATCCTTTACTTGCTTCAGCTTATTACCTTAAGGAAACCTTCAGAGAAATGTATAAACTTGATAATTATAATGATGCAGAAGAATCGTTTGAAGAATGGATTCAACTTGCATGGAGTAGTCCATATCCTTCTTTTCATGAGGTAGCTAAAACCCTTGAAAATTGGAAAGCTGAAATTCTTCAATATTTCTTGTCAAGATATACAAACGGAAGGACCGAAGGTACTAACCATAAGGTTAAAAACATTAAAAGAAGAGCCTATGGTTATAGAAATTTAGAACGGTTTAGATTACGTGTATTTCTGGAATGTACAGGAAACACTTATAAAAAACAAGTAGCATAA
- a CDS encoding alpha/beta hydrolase family protein, which yields MTRTIKLSYGEHCSQFGVLRMPENNKPSRVIVLIHGGFWQSKYDLEENNPIAEDLTSRGYATWNIEYRRVGEEGGGWTGTFNDVIDAINYLNQLKEAYNLDLTNLVIVGHSAGGHLALWAASRTTPFNSELTFNKLNVPIKKVISLAGVTDLNKMWEHHEEKGINSLVAALMDGTPKEVSERYKVASPIELIPIEINHVLVHGELDRHVPVELSKDYYLKAIEKGCHVNLAVLPDVEHFKIIDPSSTAWDSVIDIVLDKE from the coding sequence ATGACACGTACTATTAAACTATCTTATGGAGAACATTGTTCACAATTCGGTGTATTAAGAATGCCTGAAAACAATAAACCATCTCGAGTAATTGTCCTCATTCATGGAGGGTTTTGGCAGTCTAAATATGATCTCGAAGAAAATAACCCTATTGCAGAGGACTTAACAAGTAGGGGATATGCCACTTGGAATATCGAGTATAGAAGAGTAGGGGAAGAAGGTGGAGGTTGGACAGGTACTTTTAATGATGTTATCGACGCCATTAATTATCTGAATCAGTTGAAGGAAGCATACAATTTAGATTTAACTAATCTAGTTATTGTTGGACATTCGGCAGGAGGACATTTAGCACTTTGGGCTGCTTCTAGGACAACCCCTTTTAATTCAGAGCTTACCTTTAACAAATTAAATGTACCTATTAAAAAAGTGATTAGCTTGGCAGGAGTAACAGACTTAAATAAAATGTGGGAGCATCATGAAGAAAAAGGCATTAATAGTCTTGTAGCTGCACTTATGGATGGAACACCAAAAGAGGTTAGTGAACGATATAAAGTCGCTTCTCCAATAGAGCTGATACCAATCGAAATAAACCACGTCCTAGTTCATGGTGAGCTTGATCGACATGTACCAGTAGAATTGAGTAAAGATTACTATTTAAAAGCAATAGAAAAAGGATGTCATGTAAACTTAGCTGTTCTTCCTGATGTTGAACATTTCAAAATTATTGATCCTTCCTCAACAGCATGGGATTCAGTAATTGATATAGTACTTGATAAAGAGTGA
- a CDS encoding metallophosphoesterase family protein, giving the protein MEQKIAVISDIHGNSLALKAVLQDITRRGIDNIINLGDSLFGPLDPLGTFTQLIEHKMLHIMGNCDRMLLEPVNDSSHSTLHEMNQILNEEHLDWIKQLPSTVVIDDILLCHGTPDSDEVYLLEEMTEAGGILRSSSDIMKSLHNVEQSVILCGHSHIPRTVYLPNGKLVVNPGSVGLPAYNDDFPIPHKMESGSPYANYTIMQKEANHWFIEQINVPYDWERAAEMANQNNRKDWAKFLLSGRA; this is encoded by the coding sequence TTGGAACAAAAAATAGCAGTTATTTCAGATATACATGGCAATAGTTTAGCATTAAAGGCTGTACTACAAGATATTACACGTCGTGGTATTGATAACATCATTAACCTAGGAGATAGTTTATTTGGTCCTTTAGATCCTTTAGGGACGTTTACACAATTAATTGAACATAAAATGCTTCATATCATGGGGAATTGCGATCGTATGTTACTTGAACCTGTAAACGATTCATCTCATTCCACCTTACATGAAATGAATCAAATTTTGAATGAAGAACATCTTGATTGGATTAAGCAACTTCCTTCTACGGTAGTAATCGATGATATTCTCTTATGCCATGGTACACCTGATTCTGACGAAGTTTATCTTTTAGAAGAAATGACGGAAGCGGGAGGAATCTTAAGGAGTTCATCAGACATAATGAAAAGTCTACATAACGTTGAACAAAGCGTGATATTATGTGGGCATAGTCATATTCCTAGAACTGTATATTTACCTAATGGAAAGTTGGTCGTTAACCCAGGGAGTGTAGGTCTTCCAGCCTATAATGATGATTTTCCCATCCCTCATAAAATGGAATCTGGATCACCATATGCAAATTATACTATTATGCAAAAAGAAGCAAATCATTGGTTTATTGAACAAATTAATGTGCCATATGATTGGGAAAGAGCAGCTGAAATGGCAAATCAAAATAATCGGAAAGACTGGGCTAAATTTCTATTGAGTGGAAGAGCTTAG
- a CDS encoding GNAT family N-acetyltransferase: protein MKILKDDLTGDKVAELIREHLHAMTLNSPPESIHALNLEKLRQSNITFWTAWEDNELAGMGALKELDNSHGEIKSMRTSSSHLRKGVARRMLQHILDEAIKRGYKQLSLETGSMIEFDPARKLYEKFGFEYCEPFADYTEDPNSVFMTKKLG from the coding sequence ATGAAAATTTTAAAAGATGATTTAACTGGAGACAAAGTAGCTGAATTGATTAGAGAGCATCTTCATGCCATGACTTTGAATTCACCACCTGAAAGCATCCATGCTTTAAATTTAGAGAAGCTAAGACAATCAAACATTACCTTTTGGACTGCATGGGAAGACAATGAATTAGCCGGAATGGGAGCCTTAAAAGAACTCGACAACTCTCATGGTGAAATAAAATCAATGAGAACTTCATCATCACACCTAAGAAAGGGTGTTGCTAGAAGAATGCTCCAGCACATCCTTGACGAAGCCATAAAGCGAGGTTATAAGCAACTAAGTTTAGAGACGGGATCAATGATTGAATTTGATCCAGCAAGAAAGCTATATGAAAAATTTGGCTTTGAATATTGTGAGCCCTTTGCAGACTATACTGAAGACCCAAATAGTGTTTTTATGACAAAGAAACTTGGATAA
- a CDS encoding CBO0543 family protein, with protein sequence MVFLLFSVVVFILVALLVRKKLPRHELYPIALFSIVLGLVTDVTLDLKYNLYGYFAPGVDYGGFLPILFIFPSSGVLFMNFFPFEKSIWNKITYIFGWTIFSLTYEYLSIFSGYFYHNGWNYWLSALTYPFLLLLHLLHLKIFRLYNK encoded by the coding sequence ATGGTTTTCTTACTCTTCTCTGTTGTTGTTTTTATATTAGTTGCTTTATTAGTCCGAAAGAAGTTACCTAGACATGAGTTATACCCCATTGCACTTTTTTCTATTGTGTTAGGTTTAGTTACAGATGTAACATTAGACCTAAAATATAATCTTTATGGATACTTTGCACCAGGTGTAGATTACGGCGGTTTTTTACCAATTTTGTTCATATTCCCTTCATCAGGTGTATTATTTATGAACTTTTTCCCTTTCGAAAAATCAATTTGGAATAAAATCACCTATATATTCGGTTGGACTATATTCAGCCTAACCTATGAGTATTTATCCATTTTTTCTGGATATTTTTATCATAATGGTTGGAACTATTGGTTATCTGCTTTGACTTATCCTTTTTTATTATTACTTCATCTACTTCATCTCAAAATATTTAGGTTATATAACAAATGA
- a CDS encoding VOC family protein has translation MEKVTPFLMFQDGKAEEAMNYYISIIHDSEITSIIRYGANESGDEGTVMQATFSLKGQEFMCIDSNVKHQFSFTPSFSIFVTCDSEEELDYLYEKLKTDGQELMTLGDYGFSKKFGWLNDRYGVSWQLNLPK, from the coding sequence ATGGAAAAGGTTACACCATTTTTAATGTTTCAAGATGGTAAGGCAGAAGAAGCGATGAATTATTACATATCAATCATTCACGATTCAGAAATAACAAGTATTATTCGCTATGGTGCGAATGAATCTGGAGACGAAGGAACTGTAATGCAGGCTACCTTTTCCTTAAAAGGCCAAGAATTTATGTGTATTGATAGTAATGTGAAACATCAGTTTTCCTTTACACCTTCATTCTCGATTTTTGTTACATGTGATAGTGAAGAGGAGCTTGACTATCTATATGAAAAACTAAAAACAGATGGGCAAGAACTTATGACTTTAGGTGACTATGGTTTCAGTAAGAAGTTTGGATGGCTAAATGACCGGTACGGTGTTTCATGGCAACTTAATCTTCCGAAATAA
- the clpP gene encoding ATP-dependent Clp endopeptidase proteolytic subunit ClpP, translating into MNVTPYVIEQSSRGERSYDIYSRLLKDRIIMVGDEINDGLANSVVAQLLFLAAEDPVKDISMYINSPGGSVTAGFAIFDTMQYIKPDIRTICMGMAASFGANLLLAGTKGKRYALPNSEIMIHQPLGGARGQATDIEISAKRIISLREHINQIIAERTGQPIEKVAQDTDRDYFMSAEAAKEYGIIDEII; encoded by the coding sequence ATGAATGTAACACCATATGTGATTGAGCAATCCAGTCGAGGGGAAAGATCGTATGATATTTACTCTCGGTTGTTAAAAGATCGAATTATTATGGTCGGGGATGAAATTAATGACGGGCTTGCTAATAGTGTTGTGGCGCAGCTGTTGTTCCTAGCAGCAGAAGACCCTGTCAAGGATATTTCAATGTATATCAATAGTCCTGGTGGGTCAGTAACTGCTGGCTTTGCGATATTTGATACGATGCAATATATCAAACCAGATATTAGGACGATTTGCATGGGGATGGCGGCTTCCTTTGGGGCAAACCTGTTGCTTGCTGGTACAAAAGGTAAACGGTATGCCCTGCCAAACAGTGAGATTATGATTCACCAGCCGTTAGGTGGAGCGAGAGGGCAGGCAACAGATATTGAAATATCCGCCAAACGAATCATCAGTTTGCGCGAGCACATAAATCAAATTATCGCAGAACGAACAGGCCAACCGATTGAAAAAGTTGCACAAGATACGGACCGTGATTATTTTATGAGTGCCGAAGCTGCAAAAGAGTATGGCATCATTGATGAAATCATTTAG
- a CDS encoding sigma-70 family RNA polymerase sigma factor, translating into MQRNRARGAKDLLSEEGLQEIYPKLRRYCQGLAKNQWDGEELVQNALMKLWLHYGDQSSIPAALVKKMAHNQWVDTIRKHNKESLEADLEALDSDDTTSKIATRFEVIQRLMNQLTPKQVVMLVLKEGFRYQLTEIADIFSTTETSVKSTIHRAKQRLTKQMDQEGNPLIDLYWVQEEREQVEHLLHISFKRQDPYILIKSIPLLRSLVKDYHPAKSMQRTLAHSRPSRTVLMAA; encoded by the coding sequence ATGCAGAGAAACCGTGCGCGCGGTGCAAAGGATTTATTATCAGAGGAAGGCTTACAAGAGATTTATCCAAAGCTGCGACGATATTGTCAGGGATTAGCGAAGAATCAATGGGATGGCGAGGAACTAGTGCAGAATGCTTTAATGAAGCTTTGGCTCCATTACGGGGACCAGTCTTCTATTCCAGCAGCTTTGGTAAAAAAGATGGCACACAATCAATGGGTTGATACGATTCGTAAGCATAATAAAGAGAGCTTAGAAGCAGATCTTGAAGCACTGGATTCGGACGATACGACTAGCAAAATTGCGACTCGCTTTGAGGTCATACAACGATTGATGAATCAATTAACTCCAAAGCAAGTGGTTATGCTTGTATTAAAAGAAGGGTTTCGCTATCAACTCACTGAAATTGCGGACATCTTTTCGACAACTGAGACATCAGTAAAATCAACTATTCATCGAGCCAAACAACGCTTAACGAAGCAGATGGATCAAGAAGGCAATCCGCTCATTGACCTTTATTGGGTGCAAGAAGAACGTGAGCAAGTGGAACATCTCCTTCACATCTCATTTAAAAGACAGGATCCATATATTCTGATCAAGTCCATACCGTTGCTGCGTTCACTGGTGAAAGATTACCATCCTGCAAAATCTATGCAGCGCACACTCGCTCACTCTCGTCCTTCACGCACTGTCTTAATGGCGGCATAA